The Polaribacter tangerinus genome has a segment encoding these proteins:
- the dnaA gene encoding chromosomal replication initiator protein DnaA encodes MTLTADSVWNDCLSFIKDNIKPQAYKTWFEPIKPVKLSGEALTIQVPSKFFYEWLEEHYIKLLRVALVRKLGSDAKLVYDVKMENNYSSNRPQIVKIPSSNRDPLKPQKVTVPFDSDKRELRNPFVIPGLQKVKIESQLNPNYNFVNFIEGDSNRLARSAGMAVANKPGGTSFNPLLIYGGVGLGKTHLAHAIGVDIKDKYPDKTVLYISSEKFTQQFIDSVKSNTRNDFIHFYQMIDVLIIDDVQFLSGKAGTQDVFFHIFNHLHQNGKQVILTSDKAPVDMQDIEQRLLSRFKWGLSAELQAPDYETRISILQNKLYRDGVEMPEEIVEYIAKNIKSNVRELEGVIISMIAQASFNRKEFSLELAKQIVDKFVKNTKKEVSIDYIQKEVSKYFDMDVATLQSKTRKRHIVQARQLAMYFAKRLTKTSLASIGNQIGQRDHATVLHACKTVDNLTETDKQFRKYVDDLTKKLTF; translated from the coding sequence TTAACTATTCAAGTACCTAGTAAATTTTTTTACGAATGGTTAGAAGAACATTACATTAAATTATTAAGAGTTGCATTGGTTAGAAAGTTAGGAAGTGATGCAAAGCTTGTGTATGATGTAAAAATGGAAAATAACTATAGTAGTAATAGACCTCAAATAGTTAAAATTCCTAGTTCGAATAGAGATCCTTTAAAACCACAAAAAGTTACAGTACCATTTGATTCTGACAAAAGAGAACTAAGAAACCCTTTTGTAATACCGGGTTTGCAAAAGGTAAAAATAGAGTCACAGTTAAATCCTAATTACAATTTTGTTAATTTTATAGAAGGAGATTCTAACAGATTAGCACGTTCTGCTGGTATGGCAGTTGCAAACAAACCTGGTGGAACTTCTTTTAATCCACTATTAATTTATGGTGGAGTAGGTCTAGGAAAAACTCATTTAGCACATGCTATTGGTGTAGATATTAAAGATAAATATCCAGACAAAACGGTACTATATATATCTTCAGAAAAATTTACTCAACAATTTATTGATTCTGTAAAATCAAACACTAGAAATGATTTTATTCATTTTTATCAAATGATAGATGTTTTAATAATTGATGATGTACAGTTTTTATCTGGTAAAGCAGGTACTCAAGATGTTTTTTTCCATATTTTTAACCATTTACATCAAAATGGCAAACAAGTAATTTTAACTTCAGACAAAGCACCAGTAGATATGCAAGATATTGAACAGCGCTTACTATCTCGTTTTAAATGGGGACTTTCTGCGGAATTACAAGCGCCAGATTATGAGACTCGTATTTCTATCTTGCAAAATAAACTTTACAGAGATGGTGTAGAAATGCCAGAAGAGATTGTAGAGTATATTGCAAAAAATATTAAATCGAATGTAAGGGAATTAGAGGGAGTTATTATTTCTATGATAGCACAAGCCTCTTTTAACAGAAAAGAATTTTCTTTAGAGTTAGCAAAGCAAATAGTAGATAAGTTTGTTAAAAATACCAAGAAAGAGGTTTCGATAGATTATATACAGAAAGAAGTGTCTAAGTATTTTGATATGGATGTAGCCACCTTACAATCTAAAACAAGAAAAAGACATATTGTTCAAGCAAGACAATTGGCTATGTATTTTGCTAAAAGACTTACCAAAACTTCTCTAGCAAGCATAGGAAATCAAATTGGTCAGCGAGATCATGCCACTGTTTTACATGCTTGTAAAACTGTAGATAATTTAACAGAAACTGATAAACAATTTAGAAAATACGTAGACGATTTAACCAAGAAGTTAACATTTTAA
- a CDS encoding low molecular weight protein-tyrosine-phosphatase, whose amino-acid sequence MKKILMVCLGNICRSPLAEGILKSKVNGKDVFVDSAGTAAYHVGNLPDERSIEVAKKHQIDITNQSARKFTMKDFDIFDSIFVMDKSNYHNVVALARDDNDIAKVSLILDASEKSTLLEVPDPYYGGNEGFDKVYTMLDDACNEIAKSLI is encoded by the coding sequence ATGAAAAAAATACTCATGGTTTGCTTGGGAAATATCTGTAGATCTCCCTTGGCAGAAGGTATTTTAAAATCTAAAGTAAATGGAAAAGATGTTTTTGTAGATTCTGCTGGAACAGCCGCATATCATGTTGGAAATTTACCTGATGAGCGTTCTATCGAAGTCGCAAAAAAGCATCAAATTGATATTACTAACCAAAGCGCAAGAAAATTTACAATGAAAGATTTTGATATTTTCGATAGCATTTTTGTGATGGATAAAAGTAATTATCACAACGTTGTTGCACTGGCAAGAGATGATAATGACATTGCCAAAGTTTCTCTTATTCTAGACGCATCAGAAAAATCAACTTTGCTAGAAGTTCCAGATCCTTATTATGGAGGGAATGAAGGTTTTGATAAGGTTTACACTATGTTAGATGATGCTTGTAATGAGATTGCAAAAAGTCTTATTTAA
- a CDS encoding SAM-dependent methyltransferase, whose amino-acid sequence MIGKLYLIPTTLGETEPLEVMPLSVKKVVEQIDYYIVENEKSARKFIKKICPKKSQPSLQIMSLDKYAEELETRKYLDVCNEGNNVGLLSEAGVPAIADPGATIVKLAHEKNIKVVPLVGPSSIIMAMMSAGMNGQNFAFNGYLPIDKSERKKAIKDLEKLSKDKNQSQIFIETPYRNDKMFADLKAVLSTSTNLCIAADITLPTEFIKTQTILDWKSTPVDIHKKPAIFIIHK is encoded by the coding sequence ATGATAGGTAAACTTTATTTGATTCCCACTACTTTAGGAGAAACAGAACCTTTAGAAGTGATGCCCTTATCAGTAAAAAAAGTAGTAGAGCAAATAGATTATTATATTGTAGAAAACGAAAAGTCTGCACGTAAATTTATTAAAAAGATTTGTCCTAAAAAGTCTCAACCTTCTTTGCAGATTATGTCTTTAGATAAATATGCAGAAGAACTAGAAACTAGAAAATATTTAGATGTTTGTAACGAAGGTAATAATGTAGGTTTACTTTCCGAAGCTGGCGTTCCTGCCATTGCCGATCCTGGTGCTACTATAGTAAAACTTGCACACGAAAAAAATATTAAGGTGGTACCACTTGTAGGTCCTTCTTCCATAATTATGGCCATGATGAGCGCTGGAATGAATGGGCAAAATTTTGCGTTTAACGGCTATTTACCGATAGATAAATCTGAGAGAAAGAAAGCTATTAAAGATTTAGAAAAACTTTCTAAAGACAAAAATCAATCTCAAATCTTTATAGAAACTCCCTACAGAAATGATAAAATGTTTGCAGATTTAAAAGCAGTTTTATCCACCAGTACAAATTTATGTATTGCTGCAGATATTACACTGCCAACCGAGTTTATAAAAACACAAACTATTTTAGATTGGAAAAGTACTCCTGTTGATATTCACAAAAAACCAGCTATATTTATTATTCATAAATAG
- a CDS encoding peptidoglycan-binding protein LysM produces the protein MYFCTAKQKDNFIKLKYLFLSIIILVFINATKISTSNKKELNYSKNGVVPLSFPLEIKNTILYLPKNFIAFKEAVAFKESQGKYNSVNTLGYLGKYQFGIHTLKRFKIHNKEAFLKSPKTQEKAFVALCKVNKWILRKDISRSVGKTINGIKITESGILAAAHLSGAGNVKKYLRSNGARRFSDAYGASIQLYLKRFAGYDLSTIKADRNATI, from the coding sequence TTGTATTTTTGCACCGCAAAACAGAAAGATAATTTTATCAAACTTAAATATTTATTTTTAAGCATTATAATACTAGTTTTTATAAATGCAACAAAAATTAGCACTTCTAATAAAAAGGAATTAAACTACTCAAAAAATGGTGTTGTTCCTTTAAGTTTTCCTTTAGAAATTAAAAACACTATTTTATATTTACCTAAAAACTTCATTGCTTTTAAAGAAGCTGTTGCTTTTAAAGAGTCTCAAGGAAAATATAATAGTGTAAACACATTAGGGTATTTGGGTAAATACCAATTTGGAATACATACTTTAAAGCGGTTTAAAATTCACAATAAAGAAGCTTTCTTAAAATCTCCTAAAACCCAAGAAAAAGCTTTTGTAGCCTTATGTAAAGTAAACAAATGGATTCTTAGGAAAGATATAAGCCGTTCGGTAGGAAAAACAATAAATGGCATAAAAATTACTGAATCAGGTATTTTAGCAGCTGCACATTTAAGTGGTGCTGGAAATGTAAAAAAATACCTTAGAAGTAATGGTGCTAGAAGATTTTCAGACGCATATGGAGCTAGCATACAACTGTATTTAAAAAGGTTTGCTGGTTACGATTTGTCTACCATCAAAGCAGACAGAAACGCAACAATCTAA
- a CDS encoding DUF2279 domain-containing protein, which produces MKLQKNIFIGIVLLVTFCTKAQEISFLKKSDTLNKKRRNTVIITESVLASGTLIALNELWYKDYARGSFRFKNDNTEWQQMDKVGHFMTSYYLGKIGMEVLDWSGVSKKNQLIYGATLGFSFLTAVEILDGFSKEWGASTGDILANAAGTSLLIGQELLWQEQRITVKYSFNNQTKYAALRPSALGKNFLEQTLKDYNGQTYWLSANIWSFYKQSEIPKWLNIAVGYGAEGMLYGKNSTVNLLQQKPYRQFYLSLDVDLTKVKTNSKVLKSIFSVINFIKIPSPTLEINNKGQLKFHYLYF; this is translated from the coding sequence AAACATTTTTATTGGTATTGTATTACTGGTTACTTTTTGTACGAAAGCCCAAGAAATATCTTTTTTAAAAAAATCGGATACCCTTAACAAGAAAAGAAGAAATACCGTAATAATTACAGAAAGTGTTTTGGCTTCAGGAACACTAATTGCTTTAAATGAACTTTGGTATAAAGACTATGCACGCGGAAGCTTCAGGTTTAAAAATGACAATACAGAATGGCAACAAATGGATAAAGTTGGTCATTTTATGACCTCTTACTATCTCGGTAAAATTGGTATGGAGGTTTTGGATTGGTCTGGTGTTTCAAAGAAAAATCAACTTATTTATGGAGCTACTTTAGGGTTTTCATTTTTAACTGCAGTAGAAATTTTAGATGGCTTTTCTAAAGAATGGGGAGCGTCTACAGGAGATATTCTTGCAAACGCTGCTGGTACGAGTCTTTTAATTGGGCAAGAATTACTTTGGCAGGAACAAAGAATAACTGTAAAATATTCATTTAATAATCAAACTAAATATGCAGCACTAAGACCATCTGCACTTGGTAAAAACTTTTTAGAACAAACATTAAAAGATTACAACGGACAAACTTATTGGTTATCTGCCAATATTTGGTCTTTTTACAAACAAAGCGAAATACCAAAATGGTTAAATATTGCTGTAGGATATGGGGCCGAAGGAATGTTATACGGTAAAAATTCTACTGTAAATTTGTTACAACAAAAGCCTTACAGACAGTTTTACCTTAGTTTAGATGTCGATTTAACGAAAGTTAAAACAAACTCTAAAGTACTAAAATCGATTTTTTCTGTTATTAATTTCATAAAAATTCCATCTCCTACACTTGAAATTAACAATAAAGGACAGTTAAAATTTCATTATTTATATTTTTAA